The following coding sequences are from one Desulfuromonas sp. TF window:
- a CDS encoding radical SAM protein — protein sequence MENSHRNLKFTVPLVDGLAVEAVFYGSGTLCVSSQAGCALQCPFCASGSRGLLRNLSSGEMALQLNTAVDRGFTPKRVTVSGIGEPLHNAAAVLDFMDICRRRALPVSLTTTGNPLQTLREFLPMPHNGLMLSLHAGSSETHRRLIPHGPDYDLLWTVLGEVLPSCSRRRRRKIGINYLLLEGLTDTDREWSLLAERMRPFPELSLHLLTCNPVPGSPFRSPPPEKVAAIGTLLAARGCNVRMPNRWRSWAEGGCGTLFVQNL from the coding sequence ATGGAAAATTCCCATCGAAACCTGAAATTCACCGTCCCTCTTGTCGACGGCCTGGCCGTCGAGGCGGTTTTCTACGGCAGCGGAACCCTGTGTGTCTCCAGCCAGGCCGGCTGTGCACTGCAATGCCCTTTCTGCGCCTCCGGATCCCGGGGTCTCCTGCGCAATCTGAGTTCCGGAGAGATGGCTCTGCAATTGAACACCGCCGTCGACCGGGGCTTTACGCCAAAACGGGTGACCGTATCCGGAATAGGCGAACCGCTGCACAATGCCGCAGCGGTCCTGGACTTTATGGACATCTGCCGGAGGCGCGCTCTTCCAGTTTCCCTGACTACCACCGGCAACCCGCTGCAGACGCTGCGAGAATTTCTCCCCATGCCCCACAACGGGCTCATGCTTTCCCTTCATGCAGGATCCTCCGAAACCCACCGTCGTCTCATTCCTCACGGGCCCGACTATGACCTGCTCTGGACCGTACTGGGCGAGGTTCTACCTTCCTGCTCCAGGCGCAGGCGTCGCAAGATCGGCATCAATTATCTCCTTCTGGAGGGTTTGACCGATACCGACCGGGAGTGGTCCCTGCTTGCGGAAAGGATGCGCCCTTTTCCCGAATTGAGCCTCCATCTGTTGACCTGCAACCCGGTGCCCGGCAGTCCTTTCAGAAGTCCACCTCCTGAAAAGGTCGCCGCGATCGGCACTCTCCTGGCCGCCAGAGGCTGCAATGTCCGGATGCCAAACCGCTGGAGAAGCTGGGCCGAGGGGGGATGCGGCACTCTTTTCGTCCAGAACTTATGA
- the cysZ gene encoding sulfate transporter CysZ — protein MPDLIQNNPVTSFSRGFYYPFRGLRLLSRYPSLLKYIIIPFLINLIIFSSAVYFGLDFFNRTVVQYIPHGEAWYWAILYYAAWILAVLVTAVLVFFMFTVVGNLIASPFNDLLSERAEESLLGKGAETAFSFKGFLRDARSTLLNELKKMSLFLIGMVLLLLLNLIPVLGQLVYSVAAILFTLFFLVVEYLGYVFSRKNYSFRDQRRYIWRRKFLTLGFGTGVLCILAVPFLQFFCLPLAVLGATLLWCENSRSSSLGEPEP, from the coding sequence ATGCCAGACTTGATCCAGAACAACCCGGTCACCAGCTTCTCCCGGGGTTTCTACTATCCTTTTCGCGGCCTGCGACTACTGTCCCGATACCCATCGCTGCTCAAGTACATTATCATTCCCTTTCTGATCAATCTGATCATCTTTTCATCCGCCGTTTATTTCGGTCTCGATTTTTTCAACAGAACGGTTGTGCAGTATATTCCCCATGGTGAGGCCTGGTACTGGGCCATTCTTTATTACGCAGCATGGATTCTGGCGGTATTGGTGACGGCGGTTCTGGTCTTCTTTATGTTCACCGTAGTCGGGAATCTGATCGCATCGCCTTTCAACGATCTGCTGTCGGAACGCGCGGAAGAATCCCTTCTCGGCAAGGGGGCGGAGACGGCCTTTTCATTTAAAGGATTTCTCCGGGATGCTCGATCCACCCTGTTGAATGAACTGAAAAAGATGAGCCTTTTCCTGATAGGCATGGTGCTTCTGCTGCTGCTCAATCTGATTCCCGTGCTGGGCCAGCTGGTTTATTCCGTTGCCGCCATTCTCTTCACTCTTTTTTTTCTTGTAGTGGAATATCTGGGTTACGTTTTCAGCCGGAAGAATTATTCCTTTCGCGACCAGCGACGCTATATCTGGCGCCGCAAGTTTCTCACCCTTGGTTTCGGCACCGGCGTCCTCTGCATTCTGGCAGTGCCGTTCCTTCAGTTTTTCTGCCTGCCGCTGGCGGTGCTGGGTGCCACTTTGCTGTGGTGCGAAAATTCCCGATCATCAAGCCTCGGAGAGCCTGAACCATGA
- a CDS encoding inositol monophosphatase family protein, translating into MRDIAVSAAREGGRVLMQKFGRTLKVHHKGEVDLVTEADRAAEDAIVSMIHHTFPRHDILAEEGEYSSHGSDYLWIIDPLDGTTNYAHGFPWFAVSIALAVAGEIILGVVYNPFHREFFIAEKGKGAFLNDVELRVSTTARLDHALLATGFPYDRKTSPANNYDHFVNFQQAARACRRTGSASLDLAYTAAGRLDGFWEMKLKPWDMAAGVLMVQEAGGRVTDFVQAPLQLHGQECLASNGIIHDDMSGILQSGKRP; encoded by the coding sequence ATGAGGGATATCGCTGTTTCGGCCGCCCGCGAAGGGGGCCGGGTATTGATGCAGAAATTCGGAAGGACGCTGAAGGTCCATCATAAGGGAGAAGTCGATCTCGTCACCGAGGCGGACCGGGCCGCCGAAGACGCCATCGTTTCGATGATCCATCACACCTTTCCCCGGCATGACATCCTGGCCGAGGAGGGGGAATATTCTTCCCACGGATCGGACTACCTCTGGATCATCGATCCCTTGGACGGAACCACCAACTATGCCCATGGCTTTCCCTGGTTCGCCGTTTCCATCGCCCTGGCGGTGGCCGGCGAAATCATTCTGGGGGTGGTTTACAACCCCTTTCACCGTGAATTCTTCATTGCTGAAAAGGGAAAGGGCGCCTTCCTCAACGATGTCGAGCTTCGGGTGTCGACGACCGCCCGCCTGGATCATGCCCTTCTGGCGACGGGTTTCCCCTATGACCGCAAGACGAGTCCGGCCAACAACTACGATCATTTCGTCAACTTCCAGCAGGCTGCCCGGGCGTGCCGCCGAACCGGGTCCGCCAGTCTCGATCTTGCCTATACCGCTGCCGGGCGCCTCGACGGCTTCTGGGAAATGAAGCTCAAACCCTGGGATATGGCTGCCGGGGTTCTGATGGTTCAGGAAGCAGGAGGCCGGGTGACCGATTTTGTCCAGGCGCCCCTGCAACTCCATGGGCAGGAATGTCTTGCCAGCAACGGAATCATTCATGATGACATGAGCGGGATTCTGCAAAGTGGGAAAAGGCCCTGA
- a CDS encoding peptidase MA family metallohydrolase: protein MNQAFRNSILIILPLLLLTVSVSGALASAPHLLNARGVTLMQKGEYGQAVAPLQKALEGLPYNDAIRGNLAGCFLGLGLQHLEGRRFSQAADALQEGKEYAGEDHRFWLYRGLALLLQGDHGAAEGELHEAQAMDGKDPQVHQLLGRIFYNTGRLYQAIDTWERALELAPEDQETAALLERARRELPVENSMSHDYGRNFKISYNGRAFGEVGDQVLEVLESAYSQIGNDLNFYPDTVVPVLLYTERDFAEITRSPDWAGGLYDGKIRIPVGGVSHMNPQLKAVLFHEYSHVAVHFLTSGRCPVWLNEGLAQIAERRHHDPPLRALAAAVEEDRPLAFEPLEKSFAGLSREEAQLAYEQSYSLTAYMVEQYHWYKMAELLAALGEGLPMGEAVSAVLGEYGVNYVSLQAAWHRQLAKGF from the coding sequence ATGAACCAGGCGTTCAGAAATTCAATTCTTATCATCCTTCCCTTATTGCTGCTGACGGTCTCCGTTTCAGGGGCCCTTGCCTCAGCTCCCCATCTGCTGAATGCCCGGGGGGTGACTCTGATGCAGAAAGGCGAATACGGCCAGGCTGTCGCACCCCTGCAAAAAGCTCTGGAAGGCCTTCCCTATAACGACGCCATCCGAGGCAACCTGGCGGGATGTTTTCTGGGTCTGGGATTGCAGCATCTGGAGGGGAGGCGCTTCTCGCAGGCAGCGGATGCTCTTCAGGAGGGAAAGGAGTACGCCGGCGAAGATCACAGGTTCTGGCTCTACCGTGGGCTGGCCCTGTTGCTGCAGGGAGATCATGGAGCTGCGGAAGGGGAATTGCATGAGGCACAGGCCATGGATGGAAAGGATCCCCAGGTGCATCAGCTTCTGGGCCGGATTTTCTACAATACGGGACGTCTCTATCAGGCGATCGATACCTGGGAACGAGCTTTGGAATTAGCACCGGAAGACCAGGAAACTGCTGCTCTGCTCGAGAGGGCTCGCCGGGAGCTGCCGGTCGAAAATTCGATGTCTCATGATTACGGACGCAACTTCAAAATTTCCTACAACGGTCGGGCTTTTGGAGAAGTGGGAGACCAGGTGTTGGAGGTTCTGGAGTCCGCATACAGCCAGATAGGCAATGATCTGAACTTTTATCCCGACACCGTCGTGCCGGTGCTGCTCTATACAGAGCGGGATTTCGCCGAAATCACCCGTTCTCCGGACTGGGCGGGCGGACTCTACGACGGCAAAATCCGCATTCCCGTCGGCGGCGTGTCACACATGAATCCCCAGCTCAAGGCCGTCCTTTTCCATGAATACAGTCATGTGGCTGTTCATTTTCTGACCAGTGGGCGCTGTCCTGTCTGGCTGAATGAAGGCCTGGCACAGATCGCCGAGCGCCGTCATCATGACCCGCCCCTGAGGGCGCTCGCGGCGGCAGTCGAAGAAGACAGGCCCCTCGCTTTCGAGCCCCTTGAAAAGTCCTTCGCCGGTCTCTCCCGCGAAGAGGCCCAACTGGCCTATGAGCAGTCCTATTCGCTGACCGCATATATGGTCGAACAATATCACTGGTACAAGATGGCTGAACTTCTGGCCGCCCTGGGAGAAGGGCTTCCCATGGGAGAAGCCGTCAGCGCCGTTCTCGGAGAATATGGTGTGAATTACGTCTCCCTTCAGGCGGCCTGGCATCGACAGCTCGCGAAAGGGTTCTGA
- a CDS encoding class 1 fructose-bisphosphatase, with product MAEPGKTKFQIDLRRYLREQGEDRNLTRVICEIAEASKYIVNSIRTGDLGVAGTSNLYGEQQLALDVLSDRIMRKRLFHSGVIANIVSEETNDIIPVSPDCEGKYSVAYDPLDGSSLVDVNLAVGTIVSIYEGCDLMQPGRNQVAALYILYGPRTTLVYSTGKGVHEFGMNQLMEYNLLRENIQVAPKGSIYSPGGQRNLYTPGTEAFVRELEEKGAKLRYSGGFVPDINQILIKGKGLFLYPHLQGAPDGKLRLLYELNPMAFLMEQAGGAASTGKRRILDLVPENIEQRAPVFIGCKEDVARAEELIAAHG from the coding sequence ATGGCCGAACCCGGCAAGACCAAATTTCAGATCGATCTGCGGCGTTATCTGCGAGAACAGGGGGAAGACAGGAATCTGACCCGTGTAATCTGCGAAATTGCCGAGGCTTCCAAATACATCGTCAACTCCATTCGAACCGGAGACCTTGGCGTGGCGGGGACATCCAATCTCTATGGCGAACAGCAGTTGGCCCTGGATGTCCTCTCCGACCGGATTATGCGCAAGAGGTTGTTTCACTCCGGAGTTATCGCCAATATCGTATCGGAGGAAACCAACGACATCATTCCCGTCTCGCCGGATTGTGAAGGAAAGTATTCCGTTGCGTACGACCCGCTTGACGGGTCCTCGCTGGTCGACGTGAACCTCGCCGTGGGGACCATCGTCTCCATCTACGAGGGGTGCGATCTCATGCAGCCGGGGCGCAATCAGGTGGCGGCCCTGTATATCCTCTACGGCCCCCGGACCACCCTGGTCTATTCCACCGGAAAAGGGGTGCATGAGTTCGGGATGAACCAGTTGATGGAATACAACCTGCTGCGGGAGAACATCCAGGTTGCGCCCAAGGGCAGCATCTACTCCCCCGGCGGACAGCGCAACCTTTATACGCCCGGTACGGAAGCTTTCGTCCGGGAACTGGAGGAGAAAGGCGCCAAGCTGCGCTACAGCGGCGGATTCGTTCCGGATATCAATCAGATCCTGATCAAGGGCAAGGGGCTGTTTCTCTATCCCCATCTGCAGGGCGCCCCTGACGGAAAGCTGCGCCTCCTGTACGAATTGAATCCCATGGCCTTCCTGATGGAGCAGGCCGGCGGAGCGGCGTCCACCGGTAAGAGGAGGATTCTCGATCTCGTTCCCGAGAATATCGAACAGCGGGCGCCGGTTTTTATCGGCTGCAAGGAGGATGTGGCCCGGGCGGAGGAGTTGATTGCCGCTCACGGCTGA
- a CDS encoding 2-oxoacid:acceptor oxidoreductase family protein, whose translation MAERYEIRFSGAGGQGLITAGIILAEAASIIEGKNAVQSQSYGPEARGGASKSEVIISDGPIDYPKATIVDACLAMTQEAADKYANGIKPGGVLLLDSDFAPRAPEGNFKIYKMPIMRTAKDEIGREIVANVVALGAMIALTDVVSREAGLKAVLAKVPKAFIELNEKAYNAGFEKVKALLQ comes from the coding sequence ATGGCAGAAAGATATGAGATTCGATTTTCCGGCGCCGGTGGTCAGGGTCTGATCACCGCCGGAATCATACTGGCCGAGGCGGCCTCCATCATTGAGGGGAAAAACGCCGTCCAGTCCCAGAGCTACGGCCCCGAGGCCCGCGGCGGGGCCTCCAAATCGGAGGTCATCATCTCCGATGGGCCGATCGACTACCCCAAGGCCACCATAGTCGATGCCTGCCTGGCCATGACCCAGGAAGCCGCCGACAAATACGCCAACGGCATCAAGCCCGGCGGAGTCCTGCTGCTGGACTCGGACTTCGCCCCCAGGGCCCCGGAGGGGAATTTCAAAATCTACAAAATGCCGATCATGCGCACGGCCAAGGATGAAATCGGCCGCGAAATCGTCGCCAACGTTGTCGCTCTCGGCGCCATGATCGCACTTACCGACGTTGTTTCCCGCGAAGCCGGCCTCAAAGCCGTCCTCGCCAAAGTCCCCAAGGCCTTCATCGAGCTCAACGAAAAGGCCTATAACGCAGGCTTCGAAAAGGTTAAGGCTCTTCTGCAGTAA
- a CDS encoding 2-oxoacid:ferredoxin oxidoreductase subunit beta — protein MAFDYDKYLRPGKLPHIWCPGCGHGIAMKGLLRAIDMCNLDKDNTAIVSGIGCASRLPGYVDFNTLHTAHGRAAAFATGVKMAKPEMNVIVVGGDGDGTAIGGNHFIHACRRNIDMTYVIFNNFIYGMTGGQFSPCTPTGDKASTTPYGNPDPIFDISKLAIGAGATFVARTTAFHATQIDKLIAEGIKHKGMSVIEVLDDCPTTYGRRNKFRSVVDMMKRLKEIAVPVAAAAKMTAEQLEGKVLTGVLYKEEKPEYCEQYAKVITRAQGA, from the coding sequence ATGGCTTTTGATTACGATAAATATCTGCGCCCCGGCAAACTGCCCCACATCTGGTGCCCCGGCTGCGGTCACGGCATTGCCATGAAGGGCCTTCTCCGGGCGATCGACATGTGCAACCTGGACAAGGACAACACCGCCATCGTCTCCGGGATCGGCTGCGCCAGCCGTCTGCCCGGCTATGTCGATTTCAACACCCTCCACACCGCCCACGGCCGCGCGGCGGCTTTCGCCACCGGTGTGAAGATGGCCAAACCCGAGATGAACGTGATCGTGGTCGGCGGCGACGGCGACGGCACCGCCATCGGAGGCAACCATTTCATTCATGCCTGCCGGCGCAACATCGACATGACTTACGTCATCTTCAACAACTTCATCTACGGCATGACCGGCGGCCAGTTCTCCCCCTGCACCCCGACCGGCGACAAGGCCTCCACCACTCCCTACGGCAACCCCGACCCGATTTTCGACATCAGCAAGCTGGCGATCGGCGCCGGCGCGACCTTCGTCGCCCGCACCACGGCCTTCCACGCTACCCAGATCGACAAGCTGATCGCCGAGGGAATCAAGCACAAGGGGATGTCCGTCATCGAGGTGCTCGACGACTGCCCGACCACCTACGGCCGGCGCAACAAGTTCCGCAGCGTCGTCGACATGATGAAGCGCCTCAAGGAGATCGCCGTTCCCGTGGCGGCCGCGGCCAAGATGACGGCCGAGCAGTTGGAAGGCAAGGTCCTCACCGGCGTCCTCTACAAGGAGGAAAAACCCGAGTACTGCGAACAGTATGCCAAGGTGATCACCAGAGCCCAAGGGGCCTGA